The nucleotide window AAGAATTTAAATGACATCCCACCAAGGCAAGTTTAATATTTCTAGCACATAATGGTGCTTGTACATTAACTCAATCACAGCCGTATTATACTTAAATATACATAACAATCCAAGGCATAGAATAATACTCATCTTTCAAGTGGGATAAAAATACATAGAAAAACTCATAAGTCGCTCTTGTTCTCAACACCACATGCCACACATCTCGGTTCACTCACAAACACTCTAAGATTAGTTTTATTGATCATCAGCCTGTGCGTCTGCATTGGCCAATTCAGATGAACACAAAAGTAGCAGAGGTTTTTAAATAGCATTTATTATACATACATTTGTCCAAATTAGAAATACTGGAAGAAACTAAGTAGCAATATATGTATTTGAAATATTACCATTATACATCCAATAGTTTTCATTGCTACTATAGAGATGGAAGTAGCAATCATATGACCAGTGGGGCCCAACAATAAGCGTAATTACAAATTTAAGTAAATAATTTAAAACACAGATTTTCTTCTTGTTTTTAATAATATGCATGTATTTTTGTGAAATTAATATTAGTGATTCTCCCTTTTTCACATATTTGTTGATCTTATGATTGCCATCCTTTATCTTCTTTGCTAATGCGATCAAATTAGATTTGAACTTCAAATGCAAATGAATGTGTGGCAACCAGAGAACTACATGCGCAGTGTGTTTGTCAATTGGTCATGTTAAGCTGCTAACCTAGCACAAAATAAAAAATATTGTTTACTGAGATGAACCTCTAAATGCTACTAGTAGAAGGCACGCGCTATGCACGTGTTTTTCACTTCTTCTTTTTTTCGAAAAAGTGACTTCATCATTTAATTTGTTGGATTTTGAGAAAGGATTGTCAAGGTGCTGCATTTGGAATTCGGTGGATACAAACGACGTCGAGTGCTTTGATTTGTAAAAGCTTAATGTCTTATATTTTAAGACGAAGGGAGTATATGTTCACCCATCGATTTGACAAATGTTAGTTGTTCAGTGAGTCGTTGTTTGCTAGATATTCCAGACCTCCCGTCATTGAGCAATGAAGTTCAAAATAGCCACAGAAGATCCAAAATAGCAGACTTTAAGTTGCACCAGGACGTGTGGTGTGTGGTAGCATTCGGTGCCGTGAGTGTTCCAGAAAGATCGTGGAGTCATGTTGGCATGTGTTTGTACAGAGCAAATCCAGGAAACATGAACCGTTAGATCACTTGGGTGTGGTACTGATAAACGGTGGATATTCATCTTCTAGAACAAATCAATGGCTCACAGTTGCTCATGAATCTTGATGGATAGCTAGTCCGAATTCAAAAAATATTGtagtatagtactccctctgttttaaaattcttgtcttaaatttgtctaaatacggatgtatctagttaCGTTTTAGCgttagatacatccatatctagacaaatctaagacaagaattttgagacggagggagtagtagagAAAATGGAGTCCCAGTAGTGTCACAGGTGAAAAGCAAAACGTGTACATGACTTCAAAATAATGCTGCTTAAGTTGGACTAGACATGTTCCTAAGATTACTCAGTAATTCCTCCATTTCAATATATAGTGTGTATTTTTTATTTGTTAAGACGAGTTATTTCACCAATAGTTGTCAGTTAATTTGTGGTTTATGTTATAAAAAACCACAAACATAAGTAAATACTTTTTAAATGAATCGGGTGACATCAATTCCATGTCACATATACCACATATTAAAGCAATTGTTGGTCAAGGCCTTGTCATACAGAGAGACCGAAGAAGCCTTATATTTCAAAATAGAGGGGGTACTTAGTGAGATAGTAGATATTAATTTTAACAAATAGTTGGTATTGTTTCTTTGATTATCGTGGAGTTAGTTTCATAGAACTACATATTTTTTTGTTAAAAACAAATCCAAAAGGAACTTCAAAAGATAAGGTATGATGGAGGAGATTATTACCATGGACAGCTGAGCAGCCACCGGAGATATATGGATTGCCTTCATAACCACTGATGCACCGGCAGATATAACCTTTATCGGCAAGAGGAACCGTGCATTCGCTGTGGTGGCTGACACATGCATAGTTGCTATCCTCCATGCTCCTGGAGCAGCTCGTTTGGTCGAGGATACTCCATATGATTAAGATATTAATAGTTATGTCGATTGTATCCCACAAGATGTTGAGTCTAGATTGTGTTTTTATCTTACTTGTCTTGTGGGGAACAAATTGAAACTCGAGGGTGCGGACTGTTAATGCAGAATATGTAAAAGAACACGACCCAGGGCCATGTCGGTCCTGCCTATAAACTTGCTCCGCAATTTCTATGCTGGGGCAGGATACCTTGCAAATCAACTCACGGTTACCAAGGTCTTTATGCACCAAGTACACATCCAAGTCGCAAGCAATGACAGAAAGGGACATTGTACTGAGAAGGCTAAAAGTTTTCCCTGGAGTCCATGACATGTTGTAGGCATCGAGACCAGATTTCATGGGGATGGTTTTGGAGAAGTTGACAAAAAAAGAGCTGAACTGCAAGTGCTTGCCCCAGAAGTTGACTGACATGCCACTGGGGTAAATATCGCCCACAACCTGGGTTGTACTTGTACTACTACCATCGTGCAAGAAGAGTTTAGGGGGATTGGTGGTGTGGTTGCAAATGAGACTGAATTCAGGATTCCTAAAGCAACCAGCTCCTATGCCGAATGGGTAGCTGAAGGTCAAGTGACCGCATCTATTGGCACAGCTGAGAGTCAAATTTGAAGAACCCATGCCGGCGTCCAACCGACGGATCAGGCGGTTCAGAGACTGGGTGGTGCTCCCATCAAAGCTTCTCACAACTGCAGATGCTCGTGCTTCAGCCATCCCTAGCATGGCAAGTATGAGCAAAACAAGCATGGTGTTGAACTGGGTAATTCGCTCGACACCTTGCTCAGCAAGTGAGGTGTGGGAGAATTTGTGGAGAAGTAACTGGCATAGAATACCACAGCTGATGGGCTCTATTATAGGAGGACATGGAAGATGTCAAAATCACTAATGGGCCCATGCACTGTACTGTACTGGTACTTACGGAGGAAGTTTCTCCATTTCTCTTATTAGGACAAGAAGTTTCCTCTATAATACAATACAAAAAGGAAGCATGATAGGGTTTACATTAAGGCCACACAAAAGAAGCATGATACTCCAATATTAACCATGTGCTTAGATAAAACCATTTTGGCGGATATAGGTAAGGTTGTATCTGCTTTTGCTTTTATCAAACAGATCCACAACATCTGTATTCTGTAATTAACATACTAATTTCTACCATAACAGGAGTCCCAACTTTAGATTCTCTCAAAAGCAAATTTTCTTGTGCGAAGGAACGAGCATAACTAATCGGGGAAGAAGCAATGGACTAAAATCAAGTCTTAGATTGCGGCCACTCAATGGACAGAAACATTCTAACCCATGAAATGGGGCACTGACTCCATTGACCTTGAGCAATGGACTAAAATCAAGTCTTAGATTGCGGCCACTCAATCCAAGCAGGTACCACTCCATTGACTCCATTGGGTGGACTGAAAGTCAGTCATTGATGGAACTGTGTACACTCAATCCAGGCAGGCACATGTATTCATTTTTTGCGGTGGACAACGATAATACTGGAAGCTAGGATCTCCGTTTATTTTCCATCTGAATAATACTGTGTTGTTGTGTGATGTTTCTTTGATTTATTTAGGGGAGAAGCAATTTTTTGGTGTGGGCATGCGGAGTTACAATTTTTCGTGTTTCACGATAAATATTTCAACCACCTTCCTTCTTTTTCGACACCTACAATGTTTACATTAGACAGAAAATGCTTCATTGTTCACAGCTAATGCATTTTCCAATTTTCACAGTTTAAACTTGGCCATTCACCCACCGGTGCGTTCAGACAAAGCTAGTACTACTAACAATTTACAGATTCAAATGCCCGAAGAATTACCTTGCTACGTTGGTCCAGTGCTCCTTGCTGCCCGCTGCTCGCTGCACTTGCGGCTCACCTGCTCTGCTAGTCATTGCCCAGCTGCAGCTGCCAACGAGCGATTCAATCAGATTAACCGATGCATGGTGTGATTGTGGTGTCATGACCAGTAGGTCGAAAAGAGGGAGAAAACTGAAGTCAAAAAGGCTTTACAGGTTTGCTGAATCTCCGATGGCCCTGATGTCCTTGTGGCTCTTGCGCGAAACTGTGAGTGTGCCGGCGGCCACGGCCATACGCCCGGCAGCACCGCACGGAGATCGGACCTCGGAGGGGACGGCCGTCGGCAGGGGGTTCGGATGTGAGGCTGAGGCTGTGGGGTCTGTATGGGCTGTTGTGGTCGTGGGCATAGACTAAGGCCCACTGAGGCTCTAGAAAAGGCTAAAGGCCCAGTGGCTGCAACCAAAGCCTCCACCGCCGGCTCGCCACCGAGCCGCCTTTCCCCTGCCGGCGACCGCCGCGGAGACGGAGGCCAGCTCTCTGCCGACAGGTCCTCTCCTTTGCCCCCTTCCCCGTTGGACATCCCACTTTGCTTGGTAAACCCTAATCCACCTCTGATTTCCCCTCTTGTTTTCTAAGCACAACTGATTCCATTTATTCTTCAGAAAGGAACCATGTGAAAACTAAATATTAGTCATGGACTTGATATCCTTGAACCTCAGACGCTCGGTTATTTGTGGCGTTTGGGGGAACTGGGCCGCGCCACATTTGGAAGATTTTTTTTCTTGGAAAACATGAATTAAGAGGCACTTGTTTGGATTATTTTTAGGACCAGTCGGTAGGATACAAGGATTGCTGTGAGCTGCTAGCAATTCTTTTTTACTTTAGCACTGTGCAAGATTTAAGTTCTCGCTCTCCCTCTTGGACAGGAAAAATGGCTGGGCATCTCTTTGAGGATATCTTCATTATGACCAGGATCGATCCTGATGGGAATAAGTTAGACAGAGGTGATTCTCTCTGGCTGTTCCACCTGATGAATTTTGTTCTACTAGGCCGCGCTTTACTCTGCCGAACCGTGCCACTCATGTATGTTGATTCTTTGAGTGCTGTTAGCAAGACTTGGTAATAATTTATGTCTAGCCATTTTACAGTGCACTATGTAAATATTTAGATCCTGGGGTGTTCAAATCATAGCTACACTTACACAACCTCGTTGATTCAGATGTTTATTGAACTGTGTTTTCCTTTCCATATTCGTGTGCAGTTAATCGCAGCGAGGCTAGATGCGAGTAGTTCGATATGTAGATGGAATTAGATGTCGCTACCGATGTCAACCTGATCCATTATGTGTTACGATTAATTGTTGTTATTTTCAGATGGACGTGCCTTCATGGAGGGCACGTGTTTAGGGCCTGATGATACTTTGTGCAGGAAGCTCACATTGTATTCATTTCTTTCCTTCTTTCAGGCTGGTAGGAAAACCCTTGCTGACAAGTATGACTATGTCATGCATGGAAAGCTTTACAAGATTTCAGAGGACAGTTCCAGTGGTCAAGCTACTAAAGTGTATGATCTCTTAACTTTAGATTAGTGATTTTTTTAATGTAGCAGGATTTGATTGTGCGATATATTGCGTGCAATATATATGATTTCGTGTGAGGTTGATTCCTGATCTTCATATAGCTTATGAAGCTTTTGTTCTGTAACATGTTGCTGAAGTAGATGAGTCTGAGAGTACATAGTGATTCTCTTGTTTTCCCTTGAGCTTGACAATCCTTAATCCCAGCACCTAATGCATGTCTACATAATCTTTTGTGGCCGGGGTGGTGGTGGGGGGCAGAGGTGCCGTGGGAAGGCGTTGAAATTGCTTAATGTGAGTGTTACTGAGTAACATGATGTACATACATGGTCCAAGATAACAGGCGGGTTTTGAGATTTCTTAATTTGGGTGTTATGAATAACTTGCTGTATATACATGGTTCAAGTCTCTAAAGATAAGAAGCTCCATTGTCATTgacaagtactccctccgttcggaattacttgtcgcagaaatggatgtatctagacgtattttagttttagatacatccatatccgagacaagtaattccgaacggagggagtatgggtTAGTGGCGGAGGGGGCATGGGCCGCTTTCACTGGAACTGAATGCTATTCCAAATGAAATAATGCCATGGGCTGTTCCCATGTGAGGATCTTGGTGTGACTCGTACAAAGAATAAGGTTCCATCTGCTGAATGGCTAcccctcaaaacaaaacaaaaaactggtGAATGGCTGATTGAAGGGTTTGGTTTTACatatttgatattccttttataGTAGTTTGTACTTAGTAGAAAACCGCTTAAATATTTGCAAGATGCTAAAAATGTATTGATAGTGTGTTGATGGTATTTTCTCGTTTTTGAGTCATATAAGTGCTGGGATTGTTATTTACATTTTCTCACAATGCCTATGGTGTATATCTGACTGCAGCTGATCTGAACAATTCACCAGTGCAACTGCTCTAACGATTGTACTCTGCCCGCTATCCTTTTCCAGGGAGATTTATGCGTCTTTTGGTGGCCTCCTGGTGTTCCTCAAAGGCGATCCTTGGAGTGCCGCCAACCTCGAGCTGGATCAAAGGCCGTTCCTCCTCATACGAAAGGTGCAAATGACCAGTGCTTCTTCTCCTTTTGTCGGGGCAAAAATTTACCTCTTGCGTGGCAAGTCACCAACGCTTCTAGTTCATCAAGGCTATACCGAGCCTCCCTTCAATGCCAATTATCCTCCCCTGGAATGTACTCTACTCTTCTGGTGGTAAATATAACTCTAGTCTCTAGATTTGCCCAACCGCTCCTCTGTGGCACCGGCCACTTATTCTTTGTTCCTCTGGAGCACATTACACGTGTTTCCACCGTACGTTACCGATGTTTCACGTAGTACATCACAATGTTGCATCAATGTTATTTTCGATGATTACCATGGCACGACGCCCCGGTACTCTGGTGGCACTGCCGCATCTTTGCTTGCCTGAACTTCCCACACCCGGTCCAGTATATCCTCAGCCAGATCTCCAGCAGGCGATCGGTGAGTTTACATGGAGGATAGCTGTCGCCAGTGCAGGTGGAGTCTGGGATTGGTTGCAAAGTTGACATGCAGTTTCCTCCCCGGCCTTGGCAAGGACGGGGGCGCACGAACAGGGAAGCCTTTACTCCTGCCGCATACATTTAACTCCCCCTGCCACCCACAGAAAGGCTCAAGAACAATTGCCCCAACCCCAAAGGCCCGGACGGATCGGATCGGAGCTGGCCTGCCCGCATGGACCACCACTGACTGTTCACCAGTTTGCGAGAGCCGGAAGCGGCCTCTGGGCCAAGAATAATCCGTGAAGCTCTCATTGCGCCTTGGAGCCGAGCAAGCCGAGCAATCACTCACTCTCACACGCACGCACAGAGAGAGCGTACTGCCGCTGCCTGCTTTCTTTTCTTCCCTGGGGCCGTATCTCCCGAAGATGCACATCCGGTGGCCCTCCCCTCTTTATCTTGTACTACGAGTGCTACGAAATTACACTACGGTGGTACGTTTTGGAGTCGGCATGGGGCTTGCCTTCAATCCGAGCACCGAATGCCTGTGCTGATTAAGAGCGCTGGACGGGCAGAGCGGTACAGGAGCATTGATAATGATTCCAATGATACTACGCACTGCTCATTCGAAGAAAGCTATGGCTGTTCATGGCTGGAACAGTGCCGTCTCCGAGTGGCTAGTACCAGTAGTAATCATGGGAGCCAATAAGAAACTGTGTTGTTGAGTAGTAAGATGTGGTCACAAGAACTATTTTTCGGCCAGGATTGGACCAAAGCCAGCCGTTGTGATTCTGCCATGATGGTGCAGGGCCGGCCTACCCACACGTATGTGAAAGGCCCGCAGCTTTCTACGTGCACGTACAGAGAGAGATGCGCATGAAATCTTTCAGGCTCCACAAGCACGATCATGTCATGTGATGGCTGAGGGCTCCAAGCCAACTCGGATGCGATGAACGGAAGAATCTTCCCGGTCCGAGGGTCGGAACAAAGACCCCCCGCGGAAGGAGCCATGGAGGCCAAGGGCGAGTTGAGCGAGAGAACAATTCTTGTTTCTGATGGTGGAACAAAAGGACACCGGCTAGGCGGAATATACACCCAAGTACTCGCGGACAAGAGCGCAAACAAGCGAGAAGCGGACAAGATCGTCGACGTCAAACCAAAAATCAAGCGCTTGCTAACTATGGCTAACTAATAGGAGTAGATATCTGTCCCATGATGGACAGAGGATGCTGATGCTGATGCTGATGGGCACCGGGCAGAAGGACCCGCTCGGGAGCGGGAAATTCTGACTGGCGCTCCGGTTCCGCAGCAGCTCGCCGCCGGCGCCGGAGTGTCTGCTCTGCTCCTCCTTGCTTCTTGCATTTGCAGCTCTGCCCCCGGCCTTCGCTTGGCCGCTACTTAGTTACGGCGGACGCGCGATCACCTGTTGTGGAGAGGGTTGGGGCCCGTCGGGATGCGCCGCTTGTCGTCGTCGTCGCACGCGGCGTCGTCGCGGCCGCCGGCGGTCGGCTTCCGCTTCCACGCCGCGCTGGTCTTGCCCTTGCTCTTGCACCGGGCGGCTGCGGAGGTGGCGGTGGCGTCGAAGGCGACCGCGCGGGCGCCGGCTCTTGGACTGGGCTTGGGCACGGCGTGGTGCACGGGCGTCGAGGGCCACCTCTGCGCAGCGCTTCCGCGCGCGCGCGTGGAGAAGGCCGGCGTCCTGGCCGAGGCGCCCGCGCAGTGGACGGCGGCGAGCTGCAGCAGGACGGCAATGGCGAGGCATAGGGCGGCGGCGCGCGCCCAGCGCCGCCTCCTCATGGGCGCCGAGCTCAGCGGGTGGCACGCACGTAGGAGCGGCACGTACGTGCGCTCTCTCTGAGTCTGGTTGTTGGGGAGCTCTGTTGTTGGAGGcagagggggagggggggagCGAGGCGCACGCAGGCAGCTGACCAGCAACGGGACTATTCAAAGGGTCTGAGGAGCCGGGCTCGCT belongs to Triticum urartu cultivar G1812 chromosome 7, Tu2.1, whole genome shotgun sequence and includes:
- the LOC125524627 gene encoding LOW QUALITY PROTEIN: DNA-directed RNA polymerases II, IV and V subunit 8B-like (The sequence of the model RefSeq protein was modified relative to this genomic sequence to represent the inferred CDS: substituted 2 bases at 2 genomic stop codons) gives rise to the protein MAGHLFEDIFIMTRIDPDGNKLDRVNRSEARCEXFDMXMELDVATDVNLIHYVLRLIVVIFRWTCLHGGHLTLYSFLSFFQAGRKTLADKYDYVMHGKLYKISEDSSSGQATKVEIYASFGGLLVFLKGDPWSAANLELDQRPFLLIRKVQMTSASSPFVGAKIYLLRGKSPTLLVHQGYTEPPFNANYPPLECTLLFWW
- the LOC125524628 gene encoding uncharacterized protein LOC125524628 — its product is MRRRRWARAAALCLAIAVLLQLAAVHCAGASARTPAFSTRARGSAAQRWPSTPVHHAVPKPSPRAGARAVAFDATATSAAARCKSKGKTSAAWKRKPTAGGRDDAACDDDDKRRIPTGPNPLHNR